CTTGTATGCGCTGGGAAACTCTGGTTTTACAGTTATGACCTCAGTGTTGCTGGCAGATCTTTTGTCGGCGagatcgcgcgcgtttggcatCGCGGTGTTTTCTGCGCCGttgcttgcgctttttGCTGTCGCGCCGAAACTGTATGCCGTGGTGCTGCAAAATAGTTGGCGGTGGGGCCCCGGAATGTTTGCCGTGCTGATACCCATTGCGACATTCCCCATTGTgatgcagctgcttggACGAGAACGAGCGAAAAAATCCCACCTCCGGACCACGACGCAAGGGCTCTGGGCAAAGACGCGTGAATTTCTTGCTGACGTGGATGCAGCAGGGCTCTCGTTGGTATGCATCGGTCTTATGCTCACGCTTCTTCCGCTTTACCAAGGGCACTGGCGCGCCATGTCGACATGGATGCAACTCCTGTTTGGCCTAGGcgtgctctgcatcgtgccCTTGTACGAGCTGCACTATGCACCATGCCCGATCCTGCGCCGGCAATGGCTGCATCTCGACGTGGTTCTTTCCATGATTATCACCTTTACCAAATTTGCTAGCTTTGGGATTGGATTGCAGTTTCTATTTTCGTGGGTCCCCCTGGTGCTGGGCATGGACGCTAAGCAGGACGGGTTCATGTACTTTATCAATGCCAACATGATATCTTTGACTGTGTTTGGCATGCTTGCGGGTGCTTTGGCGTACAGGTACGAGCGATTCAAGTGGCTCCTGGCCTTTGGTGCGCTCGTGCGGTTTCTGGGCTTTGTGTTCATGTGCGTCTACATTCACAAAGGCACGACACTTGGCCAAGGTTTGGTCTTGCAGTTTTTGCAAGGTCTGGGGGGTGGCATCATGGGCGTATTTTTGCAGCTAATTCCACAGCTcacggtgcggcgcgaagaCATAGCCATGGTCTCGTCCACCACGCTGCTTGTCGcgggcgtcggcgtcggcgtcggtgTCTCGATCTACGGCGTGTTACTTTCTCTGTATATGCCCCTCTTCCTTCATGCGCTCGTACCTACACTATCCTCCAGTGCAATGGAGGCCATTGTCGCGAATCCTGGAGGGAGTCTCAGTGGCGATAGCCCGTACAGTCGCAGCAGCGAAATGGCCGACGGCATTGTGGCTGCATTCACGGCTGCGGCATGGTACCCCGTCATGGTTGGTAGCGTACTTGCGTTTGTCGGATTTGTGTGCTGCTTATTCATTGGCGACAACAAGCTTGCTGCAAACGAGTACAAAGCGGTGCAAACACACGATCCAATCGAGACAGAGTCGTACGAAATGGATCAGTCATCGTTGTAGATCTACAAAGTTTGTTCATGTGTACCTACACGCTCCCACGTCCCATCTCTGGACGGCTTGCGTACCAGTTCAGCCCGCGCTGCCTTTACTGCCATGCGCGTTGGTTTGACGGCGACCAAGGCCGTCACTGCGGATGGTACTGCTGTATCGGCCCACGGCATCCAGTGCAAGCAATCTTCATCCATggtttgctgcgcttgcggcaaTGAATGCAGCCTATCCAGGTCTGTAGACGTGTGTGGCTGAACActggcgcgctttgcgtgTTCCTTCTCATTCGGCCCCGCATGGCCATGTGCGTTCGAGAGGGGCGACGTGTTGTCGTGTGGCGTAGCACGCGGCTCTGTATGCTCTGAGATGCGCCACAAGGCATGTGCACATGACCTATCCAAGATGCTCGACGTTGTCGTGCTCTGTGCATCACTATCGCTGTCCTCGTGTCGGGGTATATTGAACGGCGGCAGGGATGGCGTCTTGGCAGAGGGCGGTacaaagcgccgcatcggtatctcgcgctgcatctccACAGGTTTTGCAGCATGGCGCCGCGTAGAGAAATACCGTCCtagcgcgacgccgcaccCTACTAGGCAGGCAAGCGCAAAACTACCGCCGACCACGCCCCCCGCAATCGCGCCTGTATCGACATGAGTGGGCACATCCACACAGTAGTTCACGGGGCATAAGAAACATGCATCTGGATAGCTCTGTATGCATACCTGACCCAGTGCGCAGGGAGGGCACGGCAGGATAGAGTCGCACTTTGCGCAGTCCATGTCGCGGTCGTATGGCGAACCCTTCCCTTACGCACGGCCCTCCTGGTTGCGTGTCGAGTGCCAATTTCGGCCGAAGTAAAAGGGGCGTGCTGTACGCACTGCCGTGTGCCTGCCTCTCGTCACAGCCATGAGCGTCACGGTCCAGCCACGCGCGATTGTAgccgccgaggccgacgtGAAAGGTGATGTGACGATCGGATCCGGTACTGTTGTGCATCCGCGCGCACGGATCCACGCGACAAGCGCACCGATCGTGCTAGGCAACAATTGCATTGTGGAGGAGCTGGCAACGATTGAGTCTGCGACGTACGTGCCTTTCCCCACTCACCTAGTAATGAGCCGATGACGGTTGGAGACGGGAATGTATTTCGTGTATCGAGCCTAGTACGTGCACAGACAACAGGCAACTGCAACGTATTTGaagcacgctgcagcgttGCGAGCAACGTGCATGTGAGCAACTTTTGCGTAATTGGCGCTGGGTGTGTGGTCGAAAGTGCCGATAACACTCTTGTGCACCTCGACGAGCGCTCTGCCATCTATGGTGGGTACGGATCGGCGCATGCATGGAGCGGCGAAGGCATCGGCCAGAAACTTGCGAagcacgccaagcagcttgcgttCCTCAGTGAGACGATTCCCCAATCACACAAGTTACGTATTACTCGACGTTGATAGCTATTCATAATGAAAATTCTTGGTCTACTGTATTTTCcacatgccgcgcagcagcggcggcgagcgcatcgtgcacgAAATCGGGCCGGCGGGGTATatcgcgcacagcgcctcCTGTACGGCGCGGCCCAAGCGAGGCGTGCGCCTTGGAGCGTGACGCTGGTGGATCCGACGGCATCGGGGCAAAAGGCACAGGAGCTACACTCTCAAGCAGcccgtttgcgccgcccgagtCAAAGCccatgcgcggtgcggaCGAGAGCAGCGAGTGCGCCTCTGCGGCCCGTGGCATCCCGTCCAGCTCTGCTGGGAACGTGTACCGAGGTGCAGGCGCGTGGGGCGGCATGTACTCGATCGGCGGGTACGTGTCCTCTTCGCACAAAGCATCGGCGGGCGGTGCACAAGTCGTCTCTTGCACCGGCGGCACTGGGTACAAGTTGCTCATGCGCGCTTTGTTTTGGTCTGCGCGCCCAATGTTGCCCGCAGGCGTGACAAGGTGGCGCGTGAACGGCCTTTCCGACatgtgctgctgcaggtCGGTGCGCGAGCCTTGCGGCTTGGA
This is a stretch of genomic DNA from Malassezia vespertilionis chromosome 1, complete sequence. It encodes these proteins:
- a CDS encoding uncharacterized protein (EggNog:ENOG503P4E3; COG:U; COG:Z); this encodes MSVTVQPRAIVAAEADVKGDVTIGSGTVVHPRARIHATSAPIVLGNNCIVEELATIESATVASNVHVSNFCVIGAGCVVESADNTLVHLDERSAIYGGYGSAHAWSGEGIGQKLAKHAKQLAFLSETIPQSHKLRITRR
- a CDS encoding uncharacterized protein (EggNog:ENOG503PKXT), which encodes MGHLRENGVSPSRAPAVGNPYKPMPSTTPFKRADVKSTPSRTGRVAFGDKTNQSPSPARRTSPLKRGFGSPSKPQGSRTDLQQHMSERPFTRHLVTPAGNIGRADQNKARMSNLYPVPPVQETTCAPPADALCEEDTYPPIEYMPPHAPAPRYTFPAELDGMPRAAEAHSLLSSAPRMGFDSGGANGLLESVAPVPFAPMPSDPPASRSKAHASLGPRRTGGAVRDIPRRPDFVHDALAAAAARHVENTVDQEFSL